From the Nocardiopsis changdeensis genome, one window contains:
- a CDS encoding quaternary amine ABC transporter ATP-binding protein produces MYKVFGRQAGAAVERLADGSHRDTIADLDVTAAVIDVSFDVEPGEIFVVMGLSGSGKSTLIRMLNGLLEPTSGSVEVDGVDITALGKKELLKLRGQKISMVFQHFALLPHRTVLENAAYGLELRGEPRAERAARAAETLELVGLAGWEDKFPHQLSGGMQQRVGLARALAADTDIILMDEAFSALDPLIRRDMQTQLLELQESLGKTIIFITHDLNEAMRLGDRICVLRDGRVAQIGTAQEILNEPANDYVERFTEDVDRTRVLTAASALDTGATAGAGAPTVAADTPIADLYTDMAESELVRVVDEDGSVLGTASRTSVLAALASGRERP; encoded by the coding sequence TTGTACAAGGTGTTCGGTAGACAGGCCGGAGCCGCCGTCGAGCGGCTCGCCGACGGCAGTCACCGCGACACCATCGCCGACCTCGACGTGACCGCCGCGGTCATCGACGTCTCCTTCGACGTCGAGCCGGGCGAGATCTTCGTCGTCATGGGCCTGTCCGGTTCGGGCAAGTCCACACTCATCCGCATGCTCAACGGCCTGCTGGAGCCCACCTCGGGATCGGTGGAGGTCGACGGCGTCGACATCACGGCCCTGGGCAAGAAGGAGCTCCTGAAGCTGCGCGGCCAGAAGATCAGCATGGTCTTCCAGCACTTCGCCCTGCTGCCGCACCGGACGGTGCTGGAGAACGCCGCCTACGGCCTGGAACTGCGCGGCGAGCCCCGCGCCGAGCGGGCCGCCCGCGCCGCCGAGACCCTGGAACTGGTCGGCCTGGCCGGCTGGGAGGACAAGTTCCCGCACCAGCTCTCGGGCGGCATGCAGCAGCGCGTCGGCCTGGCCCGCGCCCTGGCGGCGGACACCGACATCATCCTGATGGACGAGGCGTTCAGCGCCCTCGACCCGCTGATCCGGCGGGACATGCAGACCCAGCTCCTGGAACTCCAGGAGTCGCTGGGCAAGACCATCATCTTCATCACCCACGACCTCAACGAGGCCATGCGCCTGGGCGACCGCATCTGCGTGCTCCGGGACGGCCGGGTCGCCCAGATCGGCACCGCGCAGGAGATCCTCAACGAGCCCGCCAACGACTACGTCGAGCGGTTCACCGAGGACGTCGACCGCACCCGCGTGCTGACCGCCGCCTCGGCCCTGGACACCGGGGCCACCGCGGGCGCGGGCGCGCCGACGGTCGCGGCCGACACCCCGATCGCCGACCTGTACACCGACATGGCCGAATCCGAGCTCGTCCGCGTGGTCGACGAGGACGGCAGCGTGCTGGGCACCGCCTCACGCACGTCCGTGCTCGCCG